The following nucleotide sequence is from Psychroflexus torquis ATCC 700755.
CCTCTTCGATCATAGCGGATCTAAAGTTAATATCGAAGACAGAAGCCATGATTAATGTCCATTTTCCTCAATCTTCAGAGCTTTTGGCAAAAGCGCAATTCCGACTCAAGTTTGAAGAGTTTTTCTACATCCAATTGCAGTTACTTAGAAAAAATGCGGTTCATAAATCAAAAATTAAAGGCTTTAGGTTTAAGCAAGTGGGTGAGTATTTCAATGCGTTTTATAACACTGTTCTTCCATTTGAACTTACTGGTGCTCAAAAGCGAGTACTGAAAGAAATACGCAAAGATCTAGGAAGTAATGCTCAGATGAATCGCTTATTACAGGGTGATGTAGGCTCAGGAAAAACCATAGTGGCTCTTATGAGTATGTTGATAGCTATAGATAATGGATTTCAGGCCTGTTTGATGGCACCAACCGAAATTCTGGCTTCACAACATTATGAGGGCATTTCAGAATTATGTGAACCTATAGGCGTTCAAGTGGAGATCTTGACAGGTTCCACCAAGAAGAAGGATAGAAAAGTATTACATGAACGCCTTCAAAATGGCGAATTGCATATTTTAATCGGTACCCATGCGCTTATTGAAGATACCGTAAAATTCAAAAACATCGGTCTAGCCGTTATCGATGAGCAGCACAGATTTGGAGTTGCACAGCGTGCTAAACTATGGAAGAAAAATACGTTACCTCCTCACGTACTAGTAATGACAGCCACACCTATTCCTAGGACTTTGGCTATGAGTCTGTATGGCGATTTAGACATATCTGTGATCGATGAATTGCCGCCAGGAAGGAAACCCATCAAAACCGTACATCGCTTCGATAGCAATCGCTTAAAGGTTTTCAAATTTATAAAAGATGAAGTCCATAAAGGTCGCCAAGTGTATATCGTTTATCCACTAATTGAAGAATCTGCCAACTTTGACTATAAAGATCTAATGGACGGCTATGCAAGTATAGAACGCGAATTTCCAAAACCCAAGTATCAAATTTCAATTGTTCATGGCAAGATGAAGCCTCAAGACAAAGCTTACGAGATGGAACGCTTCGTTAAAGGAAAAACACAGATCATGGTCGCCACCACTGTTATAGAAGTTGGCGTTAACGTCCCTAATGCCAGTTTGATGATTATAGAAAGTGCTGAGCGTTTTGGCTTATCACAGTTACACCAATTGAGAGGTCGAGTAGGGCGAGGGGCAGAGCAGAGCTATTGTGTTCTCATCACAGGGAAAAAATTAAGTGCTGATGGGAAAACTCGGATGGAAACCCTGACGGGAACCAACGACGGATTTGAAATCGCTGAGGTAGATTTAAAATTGAGAGGCCCTGGTAATCTGATGGGAACCCAGCAAAGCGGCGTTCTCGAATTAAAAATTGCTGACTTGGTTAAGGATAATCAGATTTTAAAAATTGCTCGGAGCTATGCCCACCATGTTATCAAGGCCGATCCTAATTTCAAATTAGAGGAGCACCACATGATCAATGTGGCCTTCAGAGCCCTATTTAATGATAAGACGATTTGGAATTATATAAGTTAGAGTTTGTCCTCGTCGAGGAATCTCTTTGTCATTCCGACAGAGAAGCTCTTTTGCTTTGCCGGGGAATCTCAATGTCATTCCGACAGAGAAGCTCTTTTTTGCTTCGTCGAGGAATCTCAATGTCATTCCGACAGAGAAGTTCTTTTGCTTTGACGAGGAATCTTAATGTCATTCCGACAGAGAAGTTTTTGTCTTCGACGAGGAATCTATGTACTTTCGATAAAAAGAGATTATTCAGTCGCTGAAAAAGGCTCCTTCAGAATGACAGTAATGTGTTGTCATTCCGACAGAGAAGTCCTTTTGCTTCGACGAGGAATCTATGTGCTTTCGATAGCTAAGATTCTTCAGTCGCTGAAAAGGCTCCTTCAGAATGACATCAGCGTCTTGTCATTCCGACAGAGAAGTTCTTTTGCTTCGACGAGGAATCTTAATGTCATTCCGACAGAGAAGTTTTTGTCTTCGACGAGGAATCTATGTACTTTCGATAAAAAGAGATTATTCAGTCGCTGAAAAAGGCTCCTTCAGAATGACAGTAACGTGTTGTCATTCCGACAGAGAAGTCCTTTTGCTTCGACGAGGAATCTCAATATCATTCCGACAGAGAAGTTTTGTCTTCGACGAGGAATCTATGTACTTTCGATAAAAAGAGATTATTCAGTCGCTGAAAAGGCTCCTTCAGAATGACAGCAGCGTCTTGTCATTCCGTCAGAGAAGTTTTTTGCTTCGACGAGGAATCTATGTGCTTTCGATAAAAAGAGATTCTTCAGTCGCTGAAAAGGCTCCTTCAGAATGACAGCAGCGTCTTGTCATTCCGTCAGAGAAGTTTTTTGCTTCGACGAGGAATCTATGTGTTTTCGACAGCTAAGATTCTTCAGTCACCAAAAAGGCTCTTTCAGAATGACAACAGCGTCTTGTCATTCCGATGATAAGAGGAATCTCAATGTCATTCCGACAGAGAAGCTTTTTTGCTTCGACGAGGAATCTATGTGCTTTCGACAGTTAAGATTCTTCAGTTGCGAAAAGCTCCTTCAGAATGACAGCAGCATCTTGTCATTCCGACAATAAGAGGAATCTCAATGTCATTCCGACAGAGAAGTTTTTGTTTTCGACGAGGAATCTATGTACTTTCGATAAAAAGAGATTATTCAGTCGCTGAAAAAGGTTCCTTCAGAATGACAGGGAGTAGCCTGAGATACCTTCTTCAGAATGAACTGTGATTAAAACAAGCTTTTGATTGATGATTTTTGTTATATATTAACGCTATTTTTAATAATTTCTCACACAAAGTTTTTCCTTAAAAAATATTTCAATATCAAATTTTACTTTCCAATACAGAAATTAGCGAATATATTCCCAAGCAATTCATCATTGGTGACTTCTCCTGTAATCTCTCCAAAATGGTATAAAGCCTGTCTTATATCTATCGCAAGTAAGTCTGTGGTTAAGTTCTCATTAAGTCCTTCTTGAACTTTATTGATCTCTTCCAAAGCCAATAACAAAGCATTGTAATGTCTTGAGTTGGTCACAATGGTATCATTATTCCTTAACGCTCCATCATCTACAAAGCTGAGTAATCGAGTTTGGATTTCTTCTATGCCCGTTTTATCCTTGGCTGAAATAAAAAGTAGATCCTCAAATTCTTTGGTTAATAAATCTTTATTCTCTGGGGAAAGCAGGTCGGCTTTATTTGCCAGTAGGAGGAAAGAACGTTCTGGAAAGTCGGTTTCCAACTGATGTATATCTGCTTTAATGCGTTTCCATTCGGTTGTTCTTAACTTTTGCTGGTCATCAAAAAGTTTGGGGCTGTCTATCAACTTAATAATGACTTGGGACTGTTTAATTTTTTCGAAGGTTCGCTGTATACCCAGTCCTTCAATAGTGTCTTGTGTTTCACGAATGCCAGCGGTATCTATAAATCTAAAACCTATACCTCCCATAGAAATCTCATCTTCTATGGTATCTCGAGTAGTACCAGCAATTTCACTTACAATTGCTCGTTCTTCATTGAGCAAGGCATTCAATAAAGTAGATTTGCCCACATTAGGTTCACCAACAATAGCAACTGGGATACCATTTTTAATGACGTTTCCCACAGCAAATGAATCGATAAGCCGTGATAAAACTTTCTGTATTTTTAGGACCAAAGCTTGAAATTGCTCGCGGTTGGCAAATTCAACATCTTCTTCAGAAAAATCGAGCTCAAGTTCCATTAAAGAAGCAAAATCTAAGAGTTCTTGTCGGAGTTCTTGAATTTGGTTTGTAAATCCACCACGCATTTGTTGCATAGCTAGCTGGTGACTTGCAGCATTATCGCTAGAGACCAAATCGGCCACTGCTTCAGCCTGACTCAAGTCCATTTTACCATTTAAGAAGGCTCTTAATGTAAATTCTCCAGGCTGCGCGGTTCGGCATCCTTTTTTAATTAATAATTGAATGATTTCCTTTTGAATAAAAGAGCTCCCGTGACAAGAAATTTCAACAGTGGGTTCACCAGTATATGACTTATAACCTCTAAAAACGCTCACTAAAACTTCATCTAATATGCGTTGCCCGTCTTGGATAGTCCCCAGTTGCAACGTATGACTTTTTTGGTCTAAGATGGAAATTCCACTTTTAGCTTCAAATAGAGGAGAGCATAACTCCAAGGCTTCGTTTCCGCTCACACGAATCACTGCTATAGCCCCATTTCCAGAAGCAGTTGCTAGAGCAATTATGGTATCATTATTTATCATGATGCAAATCTACAGTCTGTTTCTTTAATAAACATATAATTTGATTTAGAATTAAGACCTTGATGATTTGTATCTTAAGATTTACTTGTTAAAATTTGTAACGAATTTGAAAAGAAGCAGTCTTATACTAAAACAATGATCCATGGAAGCATATCAAGACCCATTATTAAGAGAGGATAGACAACTCTTATTGTTTACACACCTTTCGCAATTACTCAACCTCATTACAGGTTTTGGTGGATTTATTGTTCCTTTAGTGATTTGGCTGACCCAAAAAGATAAGGTAGAGCATATGGACCAGCAAGGGAAAGATATCTTAAATTTTCAGTTGACAATGATTATTTTGAGCCTCATATCTATTCCACTTATGTTCATCATAATTGGATTTATTACTATAGCCATTGTTGCCTTGCTAACTATAATTTTTCCTATCATAAATGCTATAAAAGCAAATAATGGTGAACCGACGTATTACCCTTTTAGCATTAAGTTTTTCAATTAATAGAACTGTCATAAATAAGTCTTCGTAAATACAAAATTTCTCTGTATTAAAAAAATAGGTTTTTGTTTGTTTGAATAACAAAAGCCTCCAATTTGGAGGCTTTTGTTATTTTATAAAATGATGGAATTAATTATTGATTCCCTAGCATAACTGGCATGACAAGCATGGTGATGTGTTCGCCTTCTTCCAAGCCATCTACCGGAGTTAAAATTCCAGCTCTGTTTGGTAAACTCATTTTTATTTTGATATCCTCCGAATTTAAGTTATTCAACATTTCTGTTAGAAACTTAGAATTAAATCCAATCGTTAAGTCATCTCCTTGGTAATCACAAGTTAAGCGCTCTTCTGCTTTATTAGAATAATCTAGATCTTCTGCAGAAATATTTAATTCTGCTCCTGCTATTTTTAAGCGGATTTGATGAGTGGTTTTATTAGAGAAAATCGAAACTCTTCTCACAGAACTTAAAAATAAAGAGCGATCTATAGTTAACGTGTTTGGGTTTTCCTGTGGGATGACGGCTTCATAATTGGGATA
It contains:
- the mnmE gene encoding tRNA uridine-5-carboxymethylaminomethyl(34) synthesis GTPase MnmE, which codes for MINNDTIIALATASGNGAIAVIRVSGNEALELCSPLFEAKSGISILDQKSHTLQLGTIQDGQRILDEVLVSVFRGYKSYTGEPTVEISCHGSSFIQKEIIQLLIKKGCRTAQPGEFTLRAFLNGKMDLSQAEAVADLVSSDNAASHQLAMQQMRGGFTNQIQELRQELLDFASLMELELDFSEEDVEFANREQFQALVLKIQKVLSRLIDSFAVGNVIKNGIPVAIVGEPNVGKSTLLNALLNEERAIVSEIAGTTRDTIEDEISMGGIGFRFIDTAGIRETQDTIEGLGIQRTFEKIKQSQVIIKLIDSPKLFDDQQKLRTTEWKRIKADIHQLETDFPERSFLLLANKADLLSPENKDLLTKEFEDLLFISAKDKTGIEEIQTRLLSFVDDGALRNNDTIVTNSRHYNALLLALEEINKVQEGLNENLTTDLLAIDIRQALYHFGEITGEVTNDELLGNIFANFCIGK
- the recG gene encoding ATP-dependent DNA helicase RecG gives rise to the protein MDAKTLQTPIEYLKGVGPNRADLLKTELHIHSFQNLLEFFPFRYIDKSRFYKISELQDNSAEVQIIGKITGVRTLPMKQGKRVVANFQDDTGSIELVWFRGHKWILENVNTNAPYVIFGKLNNFNGSFSMPHPEIEELEKAKTKSNVKMYPVYPSTEKLSKRGISNRMISTLMFGLLEQSGNFSETLPSSIIADLKLISKTEAMINVHFPQSSELLAKAQFRLKFEEFFYIQLQLLRKNAVHKSKIKGFRFKQVGEYFNAFYNTVLPFELTGAQKRVLKEIRKDLGSNAQMNRLLQGDVGSGKTIVALMSMLIAIDNGFQACLMAPTEILASQHYEGISELCEPIGVQVEILTGSTKKKDRKVLHERLQNGELHILIGTHALIEDTVKFKNIGLAVIDEQHRFGVAQRAKLWKKNTLPPHVLVMTATPIPRTLAMSLYGDLDISVIDELPPGRKPIKTVHRFDSNRLKVFKFIKDEVHKGRQVYIVYPLIEESANFDYKDLMDGYASIEREFPKPKYQISIVHGKMKPQDKAYEMERFVKGKTQIMVATTVIEVGVNVPNASLMIIESAERFGLSQLHQLRGRVGRGAEQSYCVLITGKKLSADGKTRMETLTGTNDGFEIAEVDLKLRGPGNLMGTQQSGVLELKIADLVKDNQILKIARSYAHHVIKADPNFKLEEHHMINVAFRALFNDKTIWNYIS
- a CDS encoding DUF4870 domain-containing protein, with the protein product MEAYQDPLLREDRQLLLFTHLSQLLNLITGFGGFIVPLVIWLTQKDKVEHMDQQGKDILNFQLTMIILSLISIPLMFIIIGFITIAIVALLTIIFPIINAIKANNGEPTYYPFSIKFFN